The nucleotide sequence GTCCATCTGCGTCGTTCTCGGTCCCTGCGGCCTTGCATCCGGAGCTTTTTGAACACCCTGAATCGTCTGGCCTGATCTTCCGCCGGTCTGAGCCGCGGCCTCGTAGGGGTTTGATTAATCAAACCCCTACAACGAGACGCCGATCCTCGATCCGGTTTCCGGAGGCACCCGTTATGATCACGCGCTCTCCTTCCCCTCAACGAACATCATACAATCGCGAAATCCACCACCGCGAATCGGTCCGCCTGAAGGCGTATGATTATTCTTCTGCAGGCGCGTATTTCATCACGGTCTGCACATGGAACAAGGAATGTTCGTTTGGGAAAATTGTGGATGGTACTGTTCGGTTATCACCGATGGGTGAAATCGCGCAAAATTCATGGTTGAAAATTCCGGATTATTTTGAGAATGTCCAATTGGACGAATTTGTCCTCATGCCTAACCATCTTCATGGAATCATCATTCTGACGCAAAACCATATCGCGCAATCGGATCATCGTAGGGGTTTGATTAATCAAACCCCTACAAGAACCGGCCATAAATGGATATTAATGCAAAACCCCAAACCGACGTTGGGGAAAATTTTGCGGCACTATAAGGCAAAGACGTCCAAATTAATTCACGACCGCGGCCATGCCGAATTTCGATGGCAGCGCAATTATTACGAACGTGTCATACGGGACAATCCCGAAATGCGCCGCGTACGGGAATATATCACCGGCAATCCGGCAAGATGGTTGGAGGATGAAGAGAATCCAGTTCATCACGTTTGAAACGTAGGTGCACAGCGCGGATTCGAAAAGGAGCAATATATTCGATCTGCATCTATTATATATATAGGTATATATATATAGGCCGGAGGGGCGGGAGCAGATTTGGCTATGGCTAAGAAAAGGGGACAGGCTGATTTTCAGAGATCACCGGCCAGTGAAAGCCAGAGGATGACGATAGAAAACTAGCCTGTCCCCTTCTCCTTTCTTTGATGCATCAAACGTCGCGTTGGTTGCAGCTAATAGCAATTACCTGTTCCTATTAGACAGAGACAGGAGGACCCAGATCAACTATGTCATGCTGGATGGGATAAAATTTAACAAATCGCTCCAGCCGACGCCATAAAATAAAGGCCTGAGGTTAGGTTTTGAGGTATGACATTGCCACCATGCGCCGGAGCCGAGGGCGGGGAGCGGGCGATGGCTCGTTGCGGTTAGCCCGTCTTGACATTCTCGCTCACAAGGTATAATTTCAAAGCATGGACTACCAACGTCTTATCACGATCGAACCCGGTAAGCGCGGCGGCAAGCCGTGTATTCGCGGATTGCGCATCACGGTATACGACGTGCTCGAATACCTCGCCTCCGGCATGACGGAAGACGAGATTCTTAAGGACTTTCCGGATCTCACACGCGAGGATATAAAAGCCTGCCTCGCGTTTGCCGCGGATCGAGAGCGAAGGCTCATCTCGATCTCAGGAAAGTGAAACTCCCCTTCGATCAGAACTTATCTCCACGACTGGTCAAAGCTCTCAACGATCTCTACCCCGACTCGGTCCACGCGCGAGACGTCGGACTAACCGATGCCTTGGACGAAACGGTCTGGGATTACGCCGCCCGAAACGGATTGATCATCGTTTCCAAAGACTCGGATTTTCACCAGCGAAGTTTCCTGTTCGGACATCCACCCAAAGTCGTCTGGATTCGACGCGGCAACTGCACAACAAACCAGATCGAGTCGATTTTGCGCGCTCATCACGCTGATCTGCTGAGGTTTGAGCAGGACACGGAAGGCGCGTTTCTGACATTAGACTAAACCGTTGCCACCCCGCGCCAAAGCCGAGGGGGGGAGGGCGAGGAGATAAAAAGTGAAAGTCATCGAGATTGCATTTACCGTTTACCCGGTCACGGACCTGAAGCGGGCGCGGCAATTCTATGAGGGCACGCTGGGCCTCAAGGCCACGCATGTCTTCGGAGACGAAAAGACGGGCATGGTGGAGTATGATATCGGACCCGGCACGCTCGCCATCGGCGCCGGGGCTCCTAATTTCAAGTCGTCGGCGGGCGGCGGATGCGCGGCCCTTGAAGTGGATGATTTCGGCGCGATGGTGAGTCGTCTCCGCGAGAGCGGCTGCACCTTTGTGAGCGAGCCGACCGAGACGCCCATCTGTCATATCGCGGTCGTTTCCGATCCTGCCGGAAATACGGTAATGATTCATAAACGGAAGGCTCGATGAGTCTGCGCACCACCGATCCCACGCCGGAACCGAGAATTCCAGCGCGGGGTGGAAGGATTAATAAAGATTGACTCCCTTAGACGGAAGGCGTAGGGTTGGAATAGAGATGAAACAACGTCTGCGGAAGTCATTTAGAGTCCGAGTAAGCAAGGAGAATCGATATGGCGACGAACCAGGTTCAATATACCGTTGAGATGACGATCCCCGCGGGGCAAACCGGCGAGTTTAAGAGACTGGCCCAGGGCGCCATTAATCTCGTCAAAGCCAATGAGCCCAAAATGCTGAGTTCCGAGTGGTATATCAGCGACAACGGCCGCCAGTGCTACGTGGTGGAGCGGTATTCCGAGGCCGATGGAATTCCGGCGCACATCAAGAATCTCGGCCGGATCCTGACGGATCTGATCAAGGTGTCTCCGATCACCCGATTTAAGGTCTTCGGCACCATCTCCGACGAGATCAAAAATACCTTGACCCCGCTTGGAGCGAAGTTTTTCCCGGCCTGGAACGGCATGACGCGTTGAAGCTTCCCCATGCGCCGGAGCCGACCGCGTAAGGGGGAGGAGTCTACGATTGTCGGTTGACAAGGTTCAGCCGAAGGGTTGATGCAATACCCGGCGTCCAGTCTTGAAATATGAGCAACGTTCAACCGGGAATACTCGCCCCCATTCCCAGTCTCGCGCGCTATTTGTATTTTCATCTCAACCCCGACC is from Nitrospiria bacterium and encodes:
- a CDS encoding VOC family protein, whose amino-acid sequence is MKVIEIAFTVYPVTDLKRARQFYEGTLGLKATHVFGDEKTGMVEYDIGPGTLAIGAGAPNFKSSAGGGCAALEVDDFGAMVSRLRESGCTFVSEPTETPICHIAVVSDPAGNTVMIHKRKAR
- a CDS encoding DUF5615 family PIN-like protein, with protein sequence MKLPFDQNLSPRLVKALNDLYPDSVHARDVGLTDALDETVWDYAARNGLIIVSKDSDFHQRSFLFGHPPKVVWIRRGNCTTNQIESILRAHHADLLRFEQDTEGAFLTLD
- a CDS encoding DUF433 domain-containing protein; translated protein: MDYQRLITIEPGKRGGKPCIRGLRITVYDVLEYLASGMTEDEILKDFPDLTREDIKACLAFAADRERRLISISGK
- a CDS encoding transposase, with product PSASFSVPAALHPELFEHPESSGLIFRRSEPRPRRGLINQTPTTRRRSSIRFPEAPVMITRSPSPQRTSYNREIHHRESVRLKAYDYSSAGAYFITVCTWNKECSFGKIVDGTVRLSPMGEIAQNSWLKIPDYFENVQLDEFVLMPNHLHGIIILTQNHIAQSDHRRGLINQTPTRTGHKWILMQNPKPTLGKILRHYKAKTSKLIHDRGHAEFRWQRNYYERVIRDNPEMRRVREYITGNPARWLEDEENPVHHV